The following DNA comes from Chryseobacterium gallinarum.
CGATAGCTACATATATACAATATACTGGTTTACCAGCATCAAAGAATTCTTTTTGGTTGATGATCGTATCGATCGCAACAGTTGTTTTACCTGTTTGTCTGTCACCGATGATAAGCTCTCTTTGTCCTCTTCCTACAGGAATCATAGAGTCAATTGCCACGATACCTGACTGCAAAGGTTCAGTTACCGGCTGTCTGTAGATAACCCCAGGAGCTTTTCTTTCCAGTGGCATTTCGTATAAATCCCCTGTAATAGGACCTTTACCATCGATAGGGTTACCAAGAGTATCTACTACTCTTCCTAACATTCCTTCTCCTACTTTGATAGAAGAGATTCTGTTTGTTCTTCTTACTGTATCCCCTTCTTTTACTAATTTACTTTCACCTAATAAAGCAACCCCCACGTTGTCTTCTTCAAGGTTAAGTACAATACCTTCTACATCACTAGAAAATTTCACCAACTCTCCGTATTGTACGTTTTCTAACCCGTATACACGAGCAATACCATCACCGATGGTTAAAACTGTACCTACTTCCTCAACGTTTGATTGAGTGTCGAAGTTGGCCAATTGCTGTTTTAAGATCGCAGATACTTCTGCCGGATTTATTTCTGCCATTGTATGGTTGTTTTTCTTAATTTAATTGAAAATCTTTTTTAACTTGGTTCAGTTTGGTCTTCACAGATGCATCTACCTGCTGGTCTCCTACTCTCAGAATATATCCTCCAAGGATTTCAGGCTTAACATTTACTTTCAGATCAAAGTTTGAGTCAGTATTTACAAGATTGGTAGATCTTAAAATCTGGTCAAGGTTTTCTTTTGAAAGCGGAGTTGCTGTAGTAAGCGTTACTCTCTGCACACCGTTAAGGTCTTCTACTTTATTGATAAATTCCTGAGCGATATTTTTCAATTGGTTTTCACGTCCGTGTTTAATCACCAGTGTGATCAGATTTTGGGTAGAAACAGATAAACCTTTGAATATTTCGTTTGCTACTTCTATTTTCTTTTTAGAATCGATGTAAGGAGTAAGGAAAAACTTATTTAAATCTTTAGATTCAGTCATTACCTTCACTACATCTTTCATTTCAGAAAATACAGTAGCCGTTTGCCCTGCTTCATTCGTGAAGTCAAGTAAACCTTGTGCGTATCTTTTAGCTACTTTAGATGTAAGCATTCTTAGTTAAGGTTTGATTTGTTTAAATAATTTTGAACTAATTCGTTTTGAGCTTCAGTGTTATCTAGTTTTTGCTTCAGGATAGATTCAGCAATGTTCACAGATAAAGTACCGATTTGGGTTTTGATGTCTGCCATGGCAGCATTCTTCTCAGCAGTGATGGTCTGCTTAGCAGCTTCGATCATTTTGTCTCCTTCAGCTTTAGCAGCATCTTTGGCTTCTCCTACGATTCTGTCCTTAATTTCTCTAGCTTCTTTAAGGATAGCATCTCTTTCGATTTTAGCTTCACGAATAATTCTTTCGTTATCCTCTTTTAAAGTTTCCATTTCTTTTCTAGCCAATTTAGCTTGATTAAGAGCGTCAACTATAGAAGTTTCTCTGTCGTTAATAGACTTTAAAATAGGTTTCCAAGCGAATTTACCTAACAGAAATAATAACGCTAGAAAGATAACAGACTGGATAATAAATAATCCTGATGAAAACTGATGAATTAATTCCATTATATAAATGTATAAATAATTATTACTTTTTTAAAGAATCATTACCTGCAACCAACCGTTGCAGATAATGATCTGATTGAATTAGTTTACTGCGAATAGAGCAGCAAACGCAACACCTTCTACAAGTGCAGCTGCGATAAGCATAGCTGTTTGGATTTTTCCAGATTGTTCAGGTTGTCTAGCGATAGCTTCAAGAGCAGCAGCTCCGATTTTACCAAGACCGATACCTACACCTAGTACTACGATACCAGCACCTACAATTTTAGGGATTTCCATAATATATAATTTTAAAAAATTTGTTTAAATACTTTTTTTAATTCAAATGATTAGTGAGCTGCGTGGTGTTCATGCTCGTGCTCCTGCACCGCCATTCCGATAAACAAAGCTGATAACATCGTGAAGATATAAGCCTGTAGGAATGCTACTAATACTTCCAATAAATAAATGACTAATGTTAAGAACGGGAATGCTACCCCTGCAATAACATTCTTGAATACGTAGATCAACCCGATCAAACTCATTACGACGATGTGACCTGCCGTCATGTTGGCAAAAAGTCGGATCATCAATGCGAATGGCTTAGTGATGGTTCCTAATAATTCGATAGGAAGCATGATCAGCTTCATTGGCACTGGTACTCCCGGCATCCAGAAGATATGTTTCCAGTAATCTTTATTGGCAGAGAATGTAGTAATCAGATAAGTAAGGATAGCCAGGAAGAAAGTCATGGTAATATTACCGGTAACATTGATTCCGAATGGCATTAATCCTAAAACATTCAGGAAAAGAATAAAGAAAAACACTGTTAATAAATAACCGATAAATCTTTTATACTTATGTCCGATGTTTGGAATAGCGATTTCATCTCTCACAAAGATTACCAAAGGCTCCAGGAATCTGGCAGCTCCACTTGGAACCGGTGATTTTTTATAAGACTTAGCCATTCCGGTAAACAATACCAACATGAAAACTGACACCAAGATTATGATCAGTACACTTTTCGTAATAGAAAGATCCAGCACTTTCTCAGCGGTAGGATGACCTGCTTCATCCACAGGCAATGTTCCTGCTGCATCAGTCTTGTAAATCTTTTCGTGGTGCAACATGTAATAAGCTCCATCCACCTCAGTCGGCTCACCATGCATAAAACCTTCTTTATTGCTCATGAAAGCATGGAAACCGTTATCATAAAAAATAACAGGAAGAGGGAAACCGATGTGGTGACCTTCTTTGTCAACCATCAATGTGAAATCATGCGCATCCAATAAGTGATGATCGATGAATTCTTTGTTTTCTTTACTTACTTTGTCTTTCTCTGAAAGCTCTTGAGCAGGAGCCGCCCCAGCAGTTGCCTCGCCATGCTGTGCAGACACCAAGTTTAATACAAAAATACTGTAGAATAAAACTGCGAATTTCTTAAACATTGATAGGTTTTTTTCGTTGTGCAAAAATATAATATTTTTTCTAGTTTCAATAAATAATTTTACTGTTTTTTATCATGATTAATAAGCTTAATCGCATAGTACGTAAGCAGCGTTGTCAGGACAAAATAAGGCATGATAAAATGAAATTTATAGCCGGGAATGGCTTCAAAGTTCAATTTTTTCCGGATTAAATACATTAAACCGAATTTTAAAAGGATCAATCCGATGACAGACAGCCCTAAAAACTCAGGAGCAACCCTATTGATCAAAACAATCAAAGTTATCATCATCATAAACATAACGCTCAGGAAAAGGTAAAATTTAATAATGACAATTTCATCCAGATGAAAAACAAATTTCCAAAGAGAAAAATGAATCAGGAATGTCAGGAAAAATAAGACTACAACAAGAATATTAGGATTAGATTTCATTCTTTCGTTAAATTTTCATCCATGTATAAAACATGGTTTATTCAATTGATCGCAAAAATAGACTTTTTCTATCGTATTATCCTATGATTTGATAATTATCATTTTTCCATATAACCGTTGTGCATTTTGATATTAAATGGCAGTTCAGAATAAAGCAGTTTTAAAGCCAGGGAACTGGGAGCTGGGAGTCATGAAGGTCGTAAAGAATAACGATTCATCTTTTTTATCGATCTTGAGGCAAAAATTAATGATGTAATAGCTGTCAGTCTTTACAACCGAAAGTAACTTCCAGCTTCTTTCTTCCAGCTTCCAACCCATTACCAGACTTTCCTACTCCGAACTGTAATTTTTGGCTCAAAATGCCCAACGAGTTTTTCTATATATAATATTACGTGTATTCATCCTTTGGATATGCTAAAAATTCCTTATTTTTGCAAACCTATAATTTACAATACATATGTTTAATAGTTTACAGGATAAATTAGACAAGGCATTACATAATATTTCCGGACGTGGAAAAATTACAGAAATCAATGTGGCGGAAACCGTAAAGGAAATCCGCAGAGCATTAGTAGATGCCGACGTTAACTATAAAGTTGCAAAAGACCTTACAAAGAGAGTTCAGGACAAAGCCTTAGGACAAAATGTTCTTACTTCCCTGACTCCGGGACAATTAATGACTAAAATTGTTCATGATGAATTAGTAGATTTAATGGGAGGTTCTCAGGAAGGTATTAATCTTTCAGGAAAACCGACGGTAATCCTTATTGCAGGTCTTCAGGGTTCAGGTAAGACAACTTTTTCCGGAAAACTTGCCAATTATTTACAAACCAAAAGAAATAAGAAACCTTTATTGGTGGCTTGTGACGTTTATCGTCCTGCAGCGATTGACCAGCTAAAGGTTTTAGGAGGACAAATTAATGTTCCTGTATATACTGAAGAAGGAGCCACAAATCCTTCTACCATTGCTGAAAATGCTATCAATTTTGCAAAAGCCAACCACCATGATGTCGTAATCGTGGATACTGCCGGCCGTCTGGCGATTGATGAGCAGATGATGAACGAGATTAAATCCGTACATTATTTCATTAAGCCACAGGAAACCCTTTTTGTGGTAGACTCTATGACCGGTCAGGATGCAGTAAATACGGCAAAGGCGTTCAACGAAGCTTTGAACTTTGACGGGGTTGTTCTTACCAAATTAGACGGTGATACAAGAGGGGGTGCTGCATTAACGATCCGTTCTGTAGTTGAAAAGCCAATCAAATTTATCTCCACAGGGGAAAAAATGGAAGCTTTAGACCTTTTCTATCCGGAAAGGATGGCAGACAGAATCCTGGGAATGGGGGACGTTGTTTCCTTGGTAGAAAGAGCTCAGGAGCAGTTTGATGAAGAAGAAGCCAAAAAACTTCACAAGAAAATTGCTAAAAATGAATTTGGTTTTGATGACTTCCTGAAGCAGATCAACCAGATTAAGAAAATGGGTAACATGAAGGATCTGATGGGGATGATTCCTGGTGTAGGAAAAGCCATTAAAGATGTAGAGATTAGTGACGATGCGTTTAAGCATATTGAAGCAATTATCTACTCTATGACTCCTGAAGAAAGAAGAAAACCATCCATCATCAATACGCAAAGGAAAAACAGGATTGCAAAAGGTGCGGGAAGAAAAATCGAAGATGTGAATCAATTGATGAAACAATTTGATCAGATGGGTAAAATGATGAAGATGATGCAGGGACCTCAAGGAAAGCAAATGATGCAGATGATGAGCAAGATGCCAAACATGCCTGGAATGGGCGGAATGTTTGGAAAATAATTCTGAAACATCTAATCAAAATATAAAATCCGACTCAAAATTGAGTCGGATTTTTTTTTATTTCTATCTTTAAACAGTTTTGATTATTTATCAGATTTTTGAGCCTTAGCTTTGATAAAATAAGAGAAACCAACATTTACTCCGAAAGTTTTCACATTCGTTTTAACATCCATTCCGTAATAGGTCTGTTTATTAGAAAACTGGTCATAGGAAACACCTAAATTTATTCCTAAAGACTGTGTTGCCATATACGTAACTCCTCCTTTTACTTTCCATG
Coding sequences within:
- the atpH gene encoding ATP synthase F1 subunit delta; the protein is MLTSKVAKRYAQGLLDFTNEAGQTATVFSEMKDVVKVMTESKDLNKFFLTPYIDSKKKIEVANEIFKGLSVSTQNLITLVIKHGRENQLKNIAQEFINKVEDLNGVQRVTLTTATPLSKENLDQILRSTNLVNTDSNFDLKVNVKPEILGGYILRVGDQQVDASVKTKLNQVKKDFQLN
- a CDS encoding F0F1 ATP synthase subunit B, with amino-acid sequence MELIHQFSSGLFIIQSVIFLALLFLLGKFAWKPILKSINDRETSIVDALNQAKLARKEMETLKEDNERIIREAKIERDAILKEAREIKDRIVGEAKDAAKAEGDKMIEAAKQTITAEKNAAMADIKTQIGTLSVNIAESILKQKLDNTEAQNELVQNYLNKSNLN
- the atpE gene encoding ATP synthase F0 subunit C; its protein translation is MEIPKIVGAGIVVLGVGIGLGKIGAAALEAIARQPEQSGKIQTAMLIAAALVEGVAFAALFAVN
- the atpB gene encoding F0F1 ATP synthase subunit A, which codes for MFKKFAVLFYSIFVLNLVSAQHGEATAGAAPAQELSEKDKVSKENKEFIDHHLLDAHDFTLMVDKEGHHIGFPLPVIFYDNGFHAFMSNKEGFMHGEPTEVDGAYYMLHHEKIYKTDAAGTLPVDEAGHPTAEKVLDLSITKSVLIIILVSVFMLVLFTGMAKSYKKSPVPSGAARFLEPLVIFVRDEIAIPNIGHKYKRFIGYLLTVFFFILFLNVLGLMPFGINVTGNITMTFFLAILTYLITTFSANKDYWKHIFWMPGVPVPMKLIMLPIELLGTITKPFALMIRLFANMTAGHIVVMSLIGLIYVFKNVIAGVAFPFLTLVIYLLEVLVAFLQAYIFTMLSALFIGMAVQEHEHEHHAAH
- the ffh gene encoding signal recognition particle protein is translated as MFNSLQDKLDKALHNISGRGKITEINVAETVKEIRRALVDADVNYKVAKDLTKRVQDKALGQNVLTSLTPGQLMTKIVHDELVDLMGGSQEGINLSGKPTVILIAGLQGSGKTTFSGKLANYLQTKRNKKPLLVACDVYRPAAIDQLKVLGGQINVPVYTEEGATNPSTIAENAINFAKANHHDVVIVDTAGRLAIDEQMMNEIKSVHYFIKPQETLFVVDSMTGQDAVNTAKAFNEALNFDGVVLTKLDGDTRGGAALTIRSVVEKPIKFISTGEKMEALDLFYPERMADRILGMGDVVSLVERAQEQFDEEEAKKLHKKIAKNEFGFDDFLKQINQIKKMGNMKDLMGMIPGVGKAIKDVEISDDAFKHIEAIIYSMTPEERRKPSIINTQRKNRIAKGAGRKIEDVNQLMKQFDQMGKMMKMMQGPQGKQMMQMMSKMPNMPGMGGMFGK